The genomic DNA GCCGATTCGCCGCTTGGCAAATCCGTGCATATCGAGACGAGTATAGATTTCATCCCGGCGTTTTTCAAAAACCTTTTTATCCATGCCATGTAAATCAGCATAGTACTTGACCAGTTCATTGGGAGTTAACCGGTCATAGAGCCCGGTTGAGCCGGTAAGAAACCCCAAACGACGCCGGACTTCTTGCGGATTTTCCTGCACATCAAAACCACAAATTTTGATGCTGCCGGAAGTGGGCTTTAACATGGTTGCGAGTATGCGCAACGCGGTGGTTTTTCCGGCTCCGTTTGGGCCCAAAAGAGAAAACACCCGCCCCGGCTTACTGGTAAAACTTATTCCTGCAACCGCTTCGACGGTGCCGTTTTTTGAGGCGCTGCCAAGTTCTTTCTTTTGCTGCCGGGTGAGCTTAAATCGTTTTCTTAAATCGTTCACTTCAATCATTGACTGTCCTCCCTCGTTTAACCGATTAGATTTTGCTCCAAGAGCATCGAAAGGTACAAATTACGACACTTTATGTCAATTTCTTTTACACCTGGAATAAAATTGTATTCAGAGTAAATGTTTAGAGAGCAAGTAGATAAAACCGCCGAATTTTTGGCATTCAAAAAAATCTTGCTTTTTGAGCGAATGTTTGTTTTTTTGACTATGAGTATCGCTTCGAATACACAACCTTTCGAAATCAGTCACATATTTTTGATCCTAAAGCGAGGATACTATGGCAAAGAACAAAATTTCGTTTTTTGATACGATTCTGGCCTTTTTTGACAAAGCCGCTGCTTTTACTTCCCACCCAAAAGGCTTACTCGATCAGATAAAATACACCAACAGTATTTATAAATTCAAATTCCCGCTTAAAAACGACGACGGCACGTACGAAATAATAGAAGCCTTTCGGGTTGAGCACAGTCATCACAAGTCGCCAGTCAAGGGTGGAATTCGTTACAGTGAGATGGTCAACGAAGATGAAGTTAAAGCCCTTGCCGCGCTGATGACTTATAAATGCGCTCTGGTTGATGTTCCGTTTGGCGGGGCGAAAGGCGGGATTAAAATCGAGCCGCGGAATTACTCCTCAGCGCAACTTGAACGCATTACCCGGCGCTACACTGCTGAGTTGGTAAAAAAGAATTTTATCGGTCCCGGAATCGATGTACCCGCTCCCGATTACGGTACCAGCGGACGCGAGATGGCCTGGATTGCGGATACTTACTCGGTGCTAAACCCGGGACAGATCGATGCAGCAGCCTGCGTGACCGGCAAGCCGATCGAACAGGGAGGCATTCGCGGCCGCGTGGAAGCGACTGGCAACGGCGTGTTTTATGGCCTCAGACATGCCTTAACTTATGCAGATGACATGAAGTCTTTAGGACTAAAAACCGGAATTAAAAATAAGAGGATTGTCATTCAGGGAATGGGAAATGTCGGCTATCATGCCGCGAAGTTCCTTCAAAAAGCCGGGGCAGTCATTACAGCGATTGCTGAGTACGACGGCGGCATTTGCAATCCTAACGGTCTGGACGTTGATGATGTGCAGAAACATCGCCGTGAAAGCGGCTCTATTTTGAATTTTCCCGGTGCTAGAAATTTTGAAGAAAGTAAGGCAGCGCTTGAATACGAATGTGACATTCTGGTCCCGGCAGCTTTAGAAGGACAGATAACCGAAAAAAACGCTCCGAATATTAAAGCGAAAATTGTCGCAGAAGCCGCTAATGGCCCCACCACCGCCAGAGCGGCTGAGATTCTCAAGGAAAGGGGGGTGATGATTATCCCTGATATGTATCTCAATGCGGGTGGAGTGACGGTGTCTTATTTTGAATGGTTAAAGAATCTGAGTCATGTCCGCTTTGGCCGGCTGAGCAAGCGCTTCGAGGAATCTTCCAATGAGGCAATCTTGGAAAAGGTCGAACAGTTAACCGGCAAAAAGCTGACAGCCGAGGAAAAGAGAGCCATCAGTCATGGCGCCGATGAAGTAGATCTGGTGAATTCAGGACTTGAGGAGACCATGATTAACGCTTATGATTCCATTCGCGAAATTTATATGACCACAGATGGCGTACCAACCTTGCGGGTTGCGGGGTTTATAAACGCAATTAATAAAATAGCGGTATCTTACATGCAATTAGGGATTTTCCCATAAGTTGGAGGTTTCTTTTAAAGTAGACAAAGGGGAAATTTCTTCAATGCATGCCGAACTCGCCCGACTTGGCAAAAGTGCATTGATGAATTCTGATTGGCAAAGGCTCGGCGAGTTGATGAATGACAATCATCGGATTCAGTGTGAATTGGCCGGCCACGGTGAGTCGAATGAACGACTGATCTCAGCGGCCTTGGATGCCGGCGCCTTAGGGCTAAACTTGCCGGGGCCGGGGAGGGCGGAACAATTATCGTTCTCTATCAAGGCGAAGACAGCGCCGATCTTGAAGAAGTTTTGCGAGACGCTGGAGCTTCTGCGATTTTTCGCCCGGCCATCGATTTTGGCGTAGTTCTAAGTCAATCTCCTTAGGTCTTCTTTAAGATAACTAGTGAGCCCTCCTGAAAAAATTGAATAAAATGGTTTTTTCAGTGTTTAGTATTTTACCGAATTCTTTTTAAGTATTTAGAAAGAAACGAAACCTGTACGGTGAATGCTAAGTTAGCTAATTAATGTTTTTTTTAAAAATTCAAAATTTCCTTAACTTTTTTTCGGTTTCGACTGTCTAATTAATAGATGGATTTCAATCCGCAGTAACCGAACTTAGAAAACCTAAACGAGTGACCAAGACAGATTATAACTTCAGCGAAGAGAGGATACCCTTAACATCATTTCGTTCCTCTGAGGCCCTGAAAGATGAGATCGGCCAGAGGATTTTGAATCGCAGAAGTATGGATTGGGATTTCGTGCAGTTAAACAGCGAGGGTGCGTTTCTATTTTTAACTTTTAAGCAGAAAATCAGTTGTAATTAATCGGTCACTTCTTTTCAAAGCCTTCCTAATTTTCCTCACTTTTGAACCTTTGAAACCTTCGGTTTCTTAACTTTCCGTCAAGTTCGGGTTGTCTTCCCGAAATTCAGCCATACCCAGGATTATTTTTTCAGGTAATTTATTTTCTGTTGGGAGGGATAACTGTACGTCCTGTTTTGGTGTTGAGAGATCCGTCCCAAGGCATCTTTTAAAATGACTTTGTAGTCTACTTCTTGGTTTATCCAGTCACTCCTCTGATCGTTGAAATGCTGCCAGAAAAGAGACTCTTTGTGATTAAGGATTTCTCTGATGTCAATTTTAGCCGCTCGCATGGCGCATTTGCCAGGGGGGCTAAAAAACAAAGAACCAATGCACCCTCCACCCAGAAGAATTTTCTTTTTGGTTTTTTAGACATTACCGCTAATAATGTTTTGTTATGTTTGAAATTTCTGGTTGCTAAGTCAATTAGTTGTCAATTTGTGGGCAAATAATGAAGGCAGATCTTATCTTGTTGACTAGGACAAGATTTGGTTTTAGAAGGCTGACAGGGCTAAAATCTCTTTGCAAAAAATTGTTCATATTTTAATCAAACAAAATCCGCTAACCGGTTTGATTCTGGCATGAGAGAAAGTGTGCGTAAAAAAAGCGGCATTAATTTTATGTAACATCTTAATAATAAATTAAATACGCTTTAAAAAACATATATTGGTGATTTTTCGAAAATTATTAGCGCAATATAACTTGCAAAGCGCTCGACTTGGTGTTATATTAATTTTAAATATTACTTTAAAGTGAACCGAGAATTCCTAAATGGGGAAAAAAAATTTTCTGAAAGAGCTTGAGAAGCGGGTGATTTTATTCGACGGTGCTACAGGGACCATGCTTTATAACCGCGGTGTGTTTATCAATCAATGTTTTGATCAAGTAAATCTCACCAACTCCAGGCTTATTAAAGAAATTCATACGGATTACGCAAATGCCGGCGCCGACGTGCTGCAGACCAACACCTTTGGCGCCAACCAGTTTAAATTGGCGCAACATGGCCTGAGTGATTCTTTAGAGGAAATTAACTATCAGGGGGCTAAGCTTGCCAGAGAGGTCGCCGGCAATCAGCTTTTTGTTGCCGGATCCGTCGGGCCTTTGGGCATCAAAATTGAGCCATGGGGAAAACTCAGCCGCAAAGAGGCAAATGATGCTTTCAAGGAGCAGGGTCAGGCGCTTCTTAACGGCGGCGTGGATTTGTTTGTTTTAGAGACTTTTTCCGATTTGAGTGAAATTGAGCAAGCAATTTTAGCTTTGCGGGAATTGGCTGATTTACCAATTATCGCTGAAATGACAATTGACGAATCAGGAAATTCTTTATATGGCACCGCAACCGAAACCTTCACGCACCAACTGGATAAGTGGGGTGCAGATGTTGTTGGTATAAATTGTTCAGTCGGGCCGCCGCCGATGATGGATGCTCTTGAGAAAATGGTGCATGTGACTAAAAAACCGATTATTATCCAGCCAAATGCGGGAAATCCGCGGGTCGTTGAAGAGCGCAATATGTATTTGGCCAGTGCCGAATACATGGGCGAGTATGCTCTGCGTTTTATTAAGGCAGGTGCCAGACTTGTTGGCGGTTGCTGCGGCACAACGCCTGAGTATATCAAAACAATGGAAAAATCAGTGCGAATGCTCAGCCCGAGACAACACAATTTTTCCATAGACATTCCAAAAGAGGTTATTGAAGAAGCGACCCCCATTCCCCGGGAAGAGAAGAGTAAGTTTGCTGCAAAACTGGTGAAAGGCGAGCTTGTTACCAGTGTTGAGATTGTCCCACCCAGGGGCAGCGATCCTTCCAAAGTCCTGGAATCATGCCGGCAATTAAAGGAATTTGGCGTGGATGGCATCAATGTCCCGGACGGCCCGCGCGCGATGTGCCGAATGGGTGCGCAACATCTTAGTATTTTGATAGAGCAGAATGTCGGTATTGAGACGCTCTTACATTATTGCTGCCGTGACCGCAATCTGTTGGGTATGCAGTCGGATATTATGGGATTGTATGCTGTTGGACTCCGAAACATTTTAATCATAACCGGCGATCCTCCGAAAATGGGCGACTATCCTGACGCAACGGCCGTGTTCGACGTCGATTCTATTGGGTTGACCAATATGGTCGACCGCATGAATCACGGCATCGATCTGGGCGGTACCAAATTGGATGCGCCAACCGGTTTCCATATTGGCGTTGGTTTGAACCCGGGGGCAATTGATCCCGCACTTGAAATTCGCCGCTTTGAATGGAAAGTGGAAGCAGGAGCAGAATATGCGATTACTCAGCCGGTGTTCGATCCGCAAATTTTACTTGAGTTTTTGCCTAAAATAAAACACGTAAAGATCCCTGTCATTGCCGGAATTTGGCCGCTCGTAAGTTTTCGGAATGCCGAGTTCATGAATAGTGAGGTGCCCGGCGCCTCGGTGCCGGAAAAGTATATGGAAAGAATGCGACAGGCACAGGAAATCTCAAAAGAGGAAGCCCGCGCAGAAGGGCTTCGAATCGCTCAGGAAGCAGTGGCCCAGAGCCGGGAGTATGTGAAGGGATTTCAGGTGAGCGCGCCGTTTGGCAAAGTTGAATATTCTATGCAAGTGCTGTCCGTTTTGAAGGAGTTTGGCGGGGATGTTTAGTTTAATAGATTGAAAAAAAATAATTTTCAATTAACGAAGCCACTCAGTTTTTTGAAATCCTTTGCCGTTTGGTGAGGGATTTTTTGTTTAAGGCTCGTACGCTGGGCTAAACAATTCGAATGCCGGTATTTAAAATCTCTCGCACGAATGGGTTGCTTTCGTCAAAATCTTGGGGACGGTAGGGGTGAATATGAATATCTGTGTCAACTTCAAGAAGAGCAGTATCCAATTTACGCCGGTCGGAAAACTTTACTCCTTCAAAAGCTGAAGATATAATTGCCAAATCAATATCGCTCCATTCCGTACCGCGCCCTTGAACCCATGAGCCGAACAAATATCCTGCCTCAACAGGAATCCCGTATTGACGTGCAGCTTTGATAAATCTTTTTGCGGTGTTTAAAATTGGTTGAGGAGCCATTGATAAAATTTCCTAATTTTTTCAAAGTTTTCTTTAGTGAATTCAGGTGTGCAAATTTTATGAAAATCAGCTTTTTCTTCAGGATATCTACCTGTTAAGTAAAAATCGTTTGTTTTGACTAAAAAGAATCTTTGTTCATCAGTTAAATTAATTGGGATTTTTCGTGCGAGTTTATCCAAGTTATGTATTCTTGGATGTGGTTCCGGATAATGTTCACGAATCCATAAAGCTTTGAAGGTTTTCTCAACTACAAGATGCCCAATAAATAGACACCAATCAAAGTGCTTTTTCTCAAACAAAGATTCGCAAACCTTCAAATCTTCCGAAGCTGAATCCAGCCAATTTTCAACCCATTCTGATTTGGTCATTTATTTGACTTTTTGATTCCTGTTTGTAAATTATACAAAATACAGGTATCAATAGCAATTATTTTTACTGCAATCCCTAACCTGGATAAACCCCGTGGGATAATCAATCCAACGGGGTAAACCGGAACAAGAGGGGTGAAAAATTATCGCTCACAGAATTCGAAATCCCACAGAAAAAACTTCTTTTTTTTATTTCAGTGGGATTTCTGTTTCTGTGAGCAAAGTCTTTGTTTTTTGGCAAAGATTTTATCTTAAGGAACTAATGAAAGAAAATCCCAAACTTTATCTTGCGGGGTGCCTAACCACCGATCCCCAACAACAAAAAAGCAGCAACTTGGTTTTTGTCGGACTCCCCGACGACAGCAAATCTGCATACCGCAAAGGGACTGCCAAAGCACCGCCGCTAATTCGTTCTGCCTACGATGGCGACTGCCACAATTCGACGACTGAAACAGGTGTCGATTTGTTTGGCCGGGTTGCTGATTTGGGCGACCTACCTGCAAAAGGTTCGTGGGATGAAACCGCACAATCATATCGTGAATTCGCAACGGAGCTTTTTAAGTCAGGTAAGATTCCATTTTTTGCCGGCGGCGATCACGCGGTCACCATCCCGATCGTGGCTGCGCTGGCCGTGCTAAATGAGCCGGTGCATTTCGTCCAAATTGATGCCCACCCGGATCTTTACCCGGATTTTGACGGTGATCGCTACTCCAATGCCTGTGTTGCCGCAAGAATTCTTGAGATGGAGCATGTTGCGTCGGTGACGCAAATCGGCATTCGAACCCTCAATCCACCTCAGAAGGAATTTGCAGAGAAGTATCGAGATCGCCTAAAAATTCATTATGCGCGCGAACTCATGGGCGAATTGCCCAGGTTGCAAGGCATTCCTGAAGGCGCTTCCGTTTATCTGAGCCTTGATATCGACGGTTTGGATCCTGCTTATGCCCCCGGCGTTTCTTACCCGGAACCTGGCGGTTTAACACCGCGGCAGGTCTTGAACTTTTTGCAAAAGGGTCATTGGAAACTCATTGGCATGGATGTCGTCGAGGTTAACCCTGAACTTGATGTGAACAATCTTACTGCTATTCTTGCCGGCAAAATATTTCATGAAGCCATGGGGTATGCGTTAAAGCATCTAAAATGAAAGTTCATTCAAAAAAACACCCCTACCAACATCTCTGGATTTGGGTAGTGTATTTGTGCCTTTTCAGCCTATCCGTTCCCTGGTACCTTCCAAAGGTAACCTCACCAAAAGTTTGGCTTGGACTGCCTCATTGGGTGGTCATCTCATTGACCGCAATCATCGGCGTCACCCTCTTTACTGTATTCGTCGTTTACCGGTTTTGGGGCGACGATGAAGCACTCAGCAAAAAGTCTGAGACCGAATGAAATCATTTCCCTTTGGCACAGGTGCGGCAATTTTTATCGCCTTGTATTTAGCCTTAATGTTAGGCCTGGGTTTTGTTGCCCGCCGTTTTCGAAAAAACGAATCTCCCAGCGAGTTCTATCTTGCCGGCAAATCCCTCGGCGGCTTTGTTCTCCTGCTTACATTATATGCCACGCAGTACAGCGGAAACACCTTGTTGGGCTACCCTGGCGAAGCTTACCGGCTTGGTTTCGCCTGGATCATGAGTGTTGGCTTTATGATGGCCATCGTTGTGGTTTATTTACTTTTTGCACCCAGATTACACCAACTGGCTAAGCAGTACGATTTCATCACCCCGGGAGATTGGATTCAACATCGGTTCGGTATGGCTCAGCTCACATTTGTGGTTAACCTTCTCTTGGTGGTTGCAATCGCTAATTTTTTGTTGGCCCAGCTCATGGCGATGGGCCATGTGGTTGCCGGGCTGACTGGAAACGCCGTGCCGTATTGGATGGGAGTCATTTTTCTCGCATTGATTATTATCATTTACGAGACTTTGGGTGGAATGCGCGCCGTCGCCTGGACGGATTGTATTCAGGGCATCATGCTGATTGTTGGCTTGGGCGGCTTGCTTATTCTAGCTTTACCGACTATCGGGCACCTGCAGGAAGTCACCGCATGGATAATCGAACATGAGCCGCAAAAAGCCGCCGTTCCTTCCTGGGAAATCTGCCGAACCTGGATAAGCACAATTCTGCTGGTCGGGTTTTCAGGCGCTGTCTATCCACAGGCCATTCAACGAATATACGCCGCGCGTAATACGAGGGCTCTAAAACGTTCCTTAAGCCTAATGATTTTTATGCCGCTTGTGACCACGTTAGTTGTTTTCCTAATCGGGATTATTGCCATTCAGCAATTCGCACATCTTGAAGGAATCGCGGCCGATCAGGTGATGCCGCTGCTGTTGAATGAGTGGGCAAACCAATCTCTTATGACTTATGCTTTGGCGGTACTTGTGGTTACGGGAATTCTGGCAGCGATCATGTCAACTGCCGATTCGGTGCTGCTCAGTCTTTCATCGATGCTGGCTAAAGATTTTTTAGGAAAGACGGTTTTAAAGGAGGCGAAAGAAGAGCGTTTAACCAAAGCTGGAAAAATCCTTTCCTGGGTAATTATGGCAGTTTTGGTGCCGATTGCACTCGTTCCTCGACTTACTTTGTGGGGCCTGACTGAGCTTAAAATGGAGCTCTTATCACAAACGGCGCCGGTTATTATTCTGGGAGTGGTTTGGCGACGACTTTCGGGCCAGGCAGCTTTGATCGGTGTTGTAGCAGGAACAACCCTGGCATTGATTTTAACTTTTTGGGGATACGGCAAACTATGGGGCTTTCACGCGGGACTTTTGGGATTGGGTTTAAATGTGGGCTGTTGTATATCTCTGACTTTACTTAAAAGGAAATTGCCTTGACTTTTTCAGAAAACTTATATATTTATCTGCATTCTTAGATATAACCTGGCGGTGTAGCTCAGTCGGCTAGAGCAGTGGAATCATAATCCACTGCTTCCCTATCTTAAGCTTAATAAAAACAACACTATTCTGCAACAAAAACTTCACAAGCCTAATCACACGTAACTACTTGTTTTTACATAGAGTGACACTATCTAACATGACAACCATTGTGAAAAAATTGTGAAAAAATTCCTGTCGTCGCGGCCCACGCTCAATAAACTTACATTTCACAACGTTGCCTATCGATCCATAACTACGGTGGGCCGCTTTCGGAACCGAACGCTACGAACGCTACCTCTTAGCCCCGGTGAAGGCCCAAGTTCAGAATGACATGATACCCATGTGAGTATTCACCGGGGTGGTCCACAGTGCTTGAACAGGCCGCGAACGACCACGCCAGTTGCGCCGGCATAGCGGCCTTATCTGATGGTTACGGCATCGGCCGCTAAGCGGTAAAAACTGCTCAAATTTGCATGGTAGGACCGGTCACATCGGGTTGAATTTCCTTCGCCCAGTCCAATAAGAGTTATAGAGATACTTTGACTTCGTCGGTGCACTCTGTAACAAGACTGACGAGCGATTGGGTGGATGGGCAGGTCGCCAGTCTTTGGGTGTCCCTGGGAAGTTGCTGGGCCGACTTGAATTATCAGGCATTTCGTTTCGCTATCTAACACAACGGCCCTAGACCAACAAACGTGGTTGCGATGAAACTATTGGGTTTGGTGCATGCCCTAGCGACAGTCAGAACCGTTCACTTCGGTTATCGGGGTGATGGTACTCCACAGGCTTTAGTAGAACTCGATGAAAGGTGTGGCGTGCGGATAATGGCTTGGTTCGAAGAAGACATTGCCGCCATTGCTCAAGAGTTGCAACGTGGTGATTTCATCTGGATCTCAGGTCATTTAGGAGTGCGACGCACCGTATTTGGCAGGGAATACCTTGTAGTTAATGTGATTGAATATGCCCATGTAGTGGTGGCGTTGAAGAACAGGGTATCCTACATGGGATCTCTACCACAGAAAATGTTCAACGGCTAAAGGAGACGAAGGGAAAGCAGATGTGACTAAAATTCTTGTGATAGAGGATGAGACGTATGTCCCCATTCGTCCCATTAATCTGGATGCTTGAGGCGTCATCCCGCCATCACAGGCCTTGATGGTGCCGTTTCAAAGCGCGCCTGTAAACCCTGGGCCTAACCTCTTGGCGGGATATCCGTAGGCAACAAACCAACAAGCCATTAGAGGATAGGCAACCGCTCAAAGTCTCCCGCTACAGTGACACTTGCCAAGTACTCGAGGGGTTCTCCTTAGGCGTTTAGGGTGTATGGCCTCTCAGGCCTACTTCGGTCCAATGCTACTCTATCAGCCTCTATGCTTGCCCGAATTGAAGTAAAAGTTAATAGATGGATCGGATCATGTGCATGCTCAGTAGGATTGAGTTAGGTGCAAGCCCCTGCCGGTAGAAACATCGTCGTGGTGAACGATGATCCATCACAACTGCTCTTAGCGACGACGATCCTACAGAAGGATGGTCTGGAGGTTTTTCCCTACGAAAATGCTGAAGACGCTCTCGTGGGGATCCGGGAACTGGCTCCACCCGACCTGGTAATAACCGACCTCAACATGCCAGGCACCGGTGGCTGGAACTTCTGCAGACTCCTGCGTTCTCCCGAGTTCGAATCCTGCAACAGAATTCCTATTTTAATTGTATCCGCGACCTATTCTGGAGCTGATACCCGGCGGATCACGGCCGATGTAGGTGCCAACAAGTTTCTCCCGGCACCCTATCAGCCGGCCGATCTACGGAACACCGTGGCGTACCTCCTCGAGCGATTCGACCGGGGTCGACTGATCATCGAGCCGACCAGCCTGCT from candidate division KSB1 bacterium includes the following:
- a CDS encoding sodium:solute symporter family protein yields the protein MKSFPFGTGAAIFIALYLALMLGLGFVARRFRKNESPSEFYLAGKSLGGFVLLLTLYATQYSGNTLLGYPGEAYRLGFAWIMSVGFMMAIVVVYLLFAPRLHQLAKQYDFITPGDWIQHRFGMAQLTFVVNLLLVVAIANFLLAQLMAMGHVVAGLTGNAVPYWMGVIFLALIIIIYETLGGMRAVAWTDCIQGIMLIVGLGGLLILALPTIGHLQEVTAWIIEHEPQKAAVPSWEICRTWISTILLVGFSGAVYPQAIQRIYAARNTRALKRSLSLMIFMPLVTTLVVFLIGIIAIQQFAHLEGIAADQVMPLLLNEWANQSLMTYALAVLVVTGILAAIMSTADSVLLSLSSMLAKDFLGKTVLKEAKEERLTKAGKILSWVIMAVLVPIALVPRLTLWGLTELKMELLSQTAPVIILGVVWRRLSGQAALIGVVAGTTLALILTFWGYGKLWGFHAGLLGLGLNVGCCISLTLLKRKLP
- a CDS encoding bifunctional homocysteine S-methyltransferase/methylenetetrahydrofolate reductase, with amino-acid sequence MGKKNFLKELEKRVILFDGATGTMLYNRGVFINQCFDQVNLTNSRLIKEIHTDYANAGADVLQTNTFGANQFKLAQHGLSDSLEEINYQGAKLAREVAGNQLFVAGSVGPLGIKIEPWGKLSRKEANDAFKEQGQALLNGGVDLFVLETFSDLSEIEQAILALRELADLPIIAEMTIDESGNSLYGTATETFTHQLDKWGADVVGINCSVGPPPMMDALEKMVHVTKKPIIIQPNAGNPRVVEERNMYLASAEYMGEYALRFIKAGARLVGGCCGTTPEYIKTMEKSVRMLSPRQHNFSIDIPKEVIEEATPIPREEKSKFAAKLVKGELVTSVEIVPPRGSDPSKVLESCRQLKEFGVDGINVPDGPRAMCRMGAQHLSILIEQNVGIETLLHYCCRDRNLLGMQSDIMGLYAVGLRNILIITGDPPKMGDYPDATAVFDVDSIGLTNMVDRMNHGIDLGGTKLDAPTGFHIGVGLNPGAIDPALEIRRFEWKVEAGAEYAITQPVFDPQILLEFLPKIKHVKIPVIAGIWPLVSFRNAEFMNSEVPGASVPEKYMERMRQAQEISKEEARAEGLRIAQEAVAQSREYVKGFQVSAPFGKVEYSMQVLSVLKEFGGDV
- a CDS encoding HEPN domain-containing protein, translated to MTKSEWVENWLDSASEDLKVCESLFEKKHFDWCLFIGHLVVEKTFKALWIREHYPEPHPRIHNLDKLARKIPINLTDEQRFFLVKTNDFYLTGRYPEEKADFHKICTPEFTKENFEKIRKFYQWLLNQF
- the speB gene encoding agmatinase, coding for MKENPKLYLAGCLTTDPQQQKSSNLVFVGLPDDSKSAYRKGTAKAPPLIRSAYDGDCHNSTTETGVDLFGRVADLGDLPAKGSWDETAQSYREFATELFKSGKIPFFAGGDHAVTIPIVAALAVLNEPVHFVQIDAHPDLYPDFDGDRYSNACVAARILEMEHVASVTQIGIRTLNPPQKEFAEKYRDRLKIHYARELMGELPRLQGIPEGASVYLSLDIDGLDPAYAPGVSYPEPGGLTPRQVLNFLQKGHWKLIGMDVVEVNPELDVNNLTAILAGKIFHEAMGYALKHLK
- a CDS encoding ATP-binding cassette domain-containing protein, with protein sequence MIEVNDLRKRFKLTRQQKKELGSASKNGTVEAVAGISFTSKPGRVFSLLGPNGAGKTTALRILATMLKPTSGSIKICGFDVQENPQEVRRRLGFLTGSTGLYDRLTPNELVKYYADLHGMDKKVFEKRRDEIYTRLDMHGFAKRRIGKLSTGMKQKVSITRTIIHDPEVVVFDEPTAGLDVISARSIIQLIRDFREQGKTVIFSTHIMGEVSLLSDDLAIIHKGKLCYNGSYKDFVSQMKTKSLEDEFIKLVEEA
- a CDS encoding Glu/Leu/Phe/Val dehydrogenase codes for the protein MAKNKISFFDTILAFFDKAAAFTSHPKGLLDQIKYTNSIYKFKFPLKNDDGTYEIIEAFRVEHSHHKSPVKGGIRYSEMVNEDEVKALAALMTYKCALVDVPFGGAKGGIKIEPRNYSSAQLERITRRYTAELVKKNFIGPGIDVPAPDYGTSGREMAWIADTYSVLNPGQIDAAACVTGKPIEQGGIRGRVEATGNGVFYGLRHALTYADDMKSLGLKTGIKNKRIVIQGMGNVGYHAAKFLQKAGAVITAIAEYDGGICNPNGLDVDDVQKHRRESGSILNFPGARNFEESKAALEYECDILVPAALEGQITEKNAPNIKAKIVAEAANGPTTARAAEILKERGVMIIPDMYLNAGGVTVSYFEWLKNLSHVRFGRLSKRFEESSNEAILEKVEQLTGKKLTAEEKRAISHGADEVDLVNSGLEETMINAYDSIREIYMTTDGVPTLRVAGFINAINKIAVSYMQLGIFP
- a CDS encoding nucleotidyltransferase domain-containing protein; translated protein: MAPQPILNTAKRFIKAARQYGIPVEAGYLFGSWVQGRGTEWSDIDLAIISSAFEGVKFSDRRKLDTALLEVDTDIHIHPYRPQDFDESNPFVREILNTGIRIV